A region from the Microbacterium lacus genome encodes:
- a CDS encoding RNA polymerase sigma factor, which translates to MTRAEKDLAAHLTDVISFNAVDILAYFERRVGTNDAADLVAESMLTAWRRAADVPEDATEARMWLFGVARNVLANADRAERRRWRLADRLRLMLHPENTVPASDAGADVRDAVARLDPELAELIRLVHWDRLTLAEAAQVTGIPASTARSRYQKAKEDLRTQLSVTNP; encoded by the coding sequence GTGACGCGCGCGGAGAAGGACCTCGCCGCCCATCTGACTGATGTCATCTCGTTCAACGCCGTCGATATCCTCGCTTACTTCGAACGACGTGTCGGAACGAACGACGCCGCCGACCTGGTCGCCGAATCCATGCTCACAGCCTGGCGGAGAGCGGCGGACGTGCCAGAGGACGCGACGGAGGCGCGCATGTGGCTGTTCGGCGTCGCACGCAACGTCCTCGCCAATGCTGACCGTGCTGAACGACGCCGTTGGCGACTGGCCGACCGGCTACGACTCATGCTCCACCCAGAGAACACCGTGCCGGCCTCAGACGCCGGAGCCGACGTCCGAGATGCCGTCGCCCGGCTAGACCCCGAGCTTGCTGAGCTGATTCGGCTCGTCCACTGGGACCGACTCACCCTCGCCGAAGCCGCACAAGTCACCGGCATCCCCGCCTCGACAGCGCGCAGCCGCTACCAAAAGGCGAAGGAAGACCTACGCACCCAGCTATCCGTCACCAATCCCTAA
- a CDS encoding alpha-mannosidase, which produces MDKKRRVHMIGHAHLDPVWLWRWGEGVAETRATFRSALDRMTEYDDVRFTSDQIVMLSWLEDLDPELFERVRERVAEGRWEIAGGWWVESDCNLPNGESLVRQGLVAQRYLASRFGRIATVGLNADPFGHSAALPQILVGQGMRAYCFMRPQRHETLLPDRPFRWRSPDGTEILATRMPRAYTSRGMDMFEHVSGAADETAPDIDDIVLFYGVGNHGGGPTRDNIDDFHRFAGESSALKPVASTLEAYFDAVQDVNTPVVGSDLLSHARGCYTTQSRVKAAIRRAEKRVLEAERWATVASATTARPYPREDLERAWAALLFNDFHDILPGSTVESATADALAELGGAAATADHVVVMSQQSIARRVDTRVGPGEQPILVFNPLPYSRVEQVEVEFGGIGEPLGGEPLAIVDSSGTSIPFQIVGSEATVGADIGRRRVVFSAEVPALGYAMFASVRGEASAVDPIVQSDEIRVGALSVRASVGGEVTVTQASQGVDVHLTPRLVAVQDDSDTWSHDVVAYGRGGRAFDIVKVRVIEAGALRSVLRVWSEHAGSSLVQDFVLRVESPRVEVRCWLNWQEELAIAKLLVPFAAASDYRCGAPFGYAERSTDGAEMPFQRWVACPTAGGDRTLCVWIDSGKSGVDVDSSGVAISVVRSPVAAWDNHAQLDLDSARYDYLDKGVQRFTYALQCFDGPQSNDRFETVAQEAVHPLEAVLEGAHAGEWPRSWSAIDIDLPSVQISAVKLSEDRLDVITLRLVETAGSLSRGEMRVLGRPVPYEIAPFQVQTVLVPLSKDEEVRAVSLLEWSEEEMAAVALPWKDSSV; this is translated from the coding sequence ATGGACAAGAAGCGTCGCGTACACATGATCGGGCACGCCCACCTCGACCCAGTCTGGCTCTGGCGTTGGGGCGAGGGAGTCGCGGAGACGCGAGCGACGTTCAGATCGGCGCTCGATCGCATGACGGAGTACGACGACGTGCGCTTCACGTCGGACCAGATTGTGATGCTGTCATGGCTCGAGGACCTGGATCCGGAACTCTTCGAGCGCGTTCGCGAGAGGGTGGCGGAGGGCCGGTGGGAGATCGCGGGCGGCTGGTGGGTCGAGTCGGACTGCAATCTCCCCAACGGCGAGTCCCTGGTCCGCCAGGGGCTGGTCGCTCAGCGGTATCTCGCCTCCCGCTTCGGCCGGATCGCGACCGTGGGCCTTAACGCGGACCCCTTCGGTCACAGCGCCGCTCTTCCCCAGATCTTGGTCGGCCAGGGCATGCGCGCGTACTGCTTTATGCGGCCTCAGCGCCATGAGACCCTGCTGCCCGATCGCCCGTTCCGCTGGAGATCCCCCGACGGAACAGAGATACTCGCCACTCGCATGCCGCGGGCGTACACGAGCCGCGGAATGGACATGTTCGAGCACGTCAGCGGAGCGGCAGACGAAACCGCCCCGGACATCGATGACATCGTGCTCTTCTACGGGGTCGGCAACCACGGGGGTGGCCCAACACGCGATAACATCGACGACTTTCATCGCTTCGCCGGCGAGTCGTCGGCGCTTAAGCCGGTGGCCAGCACGCTCGAAGCCTACTTCGACGCTGTACAGGATGTGAACACACCGGTCGTCGGCTCCGATCTGCTCAGCCACGCGCGGGGATGCTACACGACGCAGTCACGTGTGAAGGCGGCGATCCGACGGGCTGAGAAGCGCGTCCTCGAGGCAGAGCGCTGGGCCACGGTAGCCTCGGCTACGACCGCGCGTCCATATCCCCGCGAGGACCTTGAGAGAGCATGGGCGGCGCTGCTGTTCAACGACTTTCACGACATCCTTCCCGGGTCGACGGTCGAGTCAGCCACAGCAGACGCGCTCGCCGAGCTGGGGGGTGCAGCGGCGACGGCGGATCATGTCGTCGTGATGTCTCAGCAGTCGATAGCCCGCCGGGTCGACACCCGAGTTGGTCCCGGAGAACAACCCATCCTCGTGTTCAACCCCCTGCCTTACTCCCGCGTCGAACAGGTCGAAGTCGAGTTCGGGGGAATTGGCGAGCCGCTCGGCGGAGAACCTCTCGCCATCGTCGATTCGAGCGGGACTTCCATCCCGTTCCAGATCGTGGGCTCCGAGGCCACCGTCGGTGCTGACATCGGTCGCCGCCGCGTGGTGTTCTCCGCCGAGGTACCGGCTCTCGGCTATGCCATGTTCGCGTCCGTCCGCGGCGAGGCCAGTGCGGTGGACCCGATCGTCCAGAGTGACGAGATAAGGGTCGGCGCGCTATCCGTGCGAGCGTCCGTCGGCGGTGAGGTCACCGTCACTCAGGCCAGCCAGGGCGTCGATGTGCATCTCACGCCGCGCCTGGTCGCGGTCCAGGACGATAGCGACACGTGGTCGCATGACGTCGTCGCCTACGGTCGTGGCGGTCGCGCATTCGACATCGTTAAGGTGAGAGTAATCGAAGCGGGAGCTCTGCGTTCCGTCCTCCGCGTCTGGAGTGAGCACGCGGGATCCAGTCTTGTTCAGGACTTTGTGCTCCGCGTCGAGTCGCCGCGCGTGGAGGTCCGATGCTGGCTCAACTGGCAGGAGGAACTAGCCATCGCGAAGCTGCTCGTCCCCTTCGCCGCAGCCAGCGACTATCGGTGCGGCGCTCCGTTCGGATACGCCGAGCGGAGCACGGACGGAGCGGAGATGCCGTTCCAGCGATGGGTTGCGTGCCCCACCGCCGGCGGTGATCGCACTCTCTGCGTCTGGATTGACAGTGGGAAGTCCGGCGTTGACGTCGATTCGTCGGGCGTCGCGATCTCCGTCGTTCGGAGCCCGGTCGCCGCGTGGGACAATCACGCGCAACTCGACCTCGATTCAGCCCGTTATGACTACCTCGACAAGGGGGTTCAGCGTTTCACGTACGCCCTGCAATGCTTCGATGGTCCGCAGTCGAACGATCGGTTTGAGACGGTCGCGCAGGAAGCCGTCCACCCCCTCGAGGCCGTGCTCGAAGGGGCGCACGCGGGGGAGTGGCCGCGCTCGTGGTCCGCGATTGACATCGATCTGCCGTCGGTGCAGATTTCCGCGGTGAAGCTCTCGGAGGATCGATTGGACGTCATCACCCTCCGGCTTGTCGAGACGGCCGGATCTCTCAGCCGGGGCGAAATGAGGGTGCTCGGCCGCCCCGTGCCATACGAGATCGCGCCGTTTCAGGTCCAGACCGTTCTGGTCCCGCTCTCGAAGGATGAGGAGGTGCGCGCCGTCAGTCTCCTCGAATGGTCGGAGGAGGAGATGGCAGCGGTCGCGCTGCCTTGGAAGGACAGCAGCGTGTGA
- a CDS encoding PDR/VanB family oxidoreductase: protein MTEDRLDLEVVSRRDVGGRIAILELRAPDESPLPEWAPGAHIDIHIADGLTRQYSLSGSPADRQRWRIAVLREEGGRGGSRAIFDGLVPGATVRAGSPRNHFGLVDADEYVFIAGGIGITPMVPMLTAVREQGKRSSLTYFGREVSSMAFADELASLAGVTIAAKDDGPVATVVSILTAASRGAAVYVCGPDRLVEEVTARCEALGIAAPRVEHFAPMQVDTAGDTSFDLYIDSLDKWVTVPPDRSIVDVVEDEGLYVVTSCLEGTCGSCETPILEGEAEHRDSVLSEEERRAQTCMMICVSRACTATIKLDL, encoded by the coding sequence ATGACCGAGGACCGACTCGACCTCGAGGTGGTGAGTCGCCGCGACGTAGGGGGTCGCATTGCCATTCTGGAACTGCGAGCGCCGGACGAGAGCCCTCTGCCCGAATGGGCGCCCGGTGCCCACATCGATATCCACATCGCCGATGGCCTGACCCGGCAGTACTCGCTCTCGGGCTCTCCCGCGGACCGCCAGCGCTGGCGGATCGCGGTCCTCAGAGAAGAAGGCGGCAGGGGAGGCTCGCGGGCGATCTTCGACGGCCTCGTTCCTGGAGCCACGGTGCGCGCAGGATCGCCGCGTAACCACTTCGGGCTGGTTGACGCGGACGAGTACGTCTTCATCGCGGGCGGGATTGGGATAACACCGATGGTGCCGATGCTCACGGCCGTGCGCGAGCAGGGCAAGCGATCGTCCTTGACGTACTTCGGACGTGAGGTGTCATCCATGGCCTTCGCGGATGAGCTGGCCTCACTAGCCGGGGTGACGATCGCGGCGAAAGACGATGGTCCAGTGGCAACTGTCGTTTCCATCCTGACGGCTGCGTCACGAGGTGCAGCCGTTTACGTGTGCGGGCCTGACCGACTCGTCGAGGAGGTCACGGCAAGATGTGAGGCGCTCGGCATCGCGGCTCCGCGCGTCGAGCACTTCGCGCCGATGCAGGTCGATACCGCGGGCGACACGTCATTCGACCTGTACATCGACAGTCTGGACAAGTGGGTGACGGTGCCGCCCGATCGATCCATCGTGGACGTCGTGGAGGATGAGGGCCTTTACGTCGTGACGTCGTGCCTGGAAGGCACGTGCGGTTCGTGCGAAACGCCCATCCTCGAGGGCGAAGCGGAGCATCGGGACAGCGTGCTCAGTGAAGAGGAGCGGCGCGCCCAGACATGCATGATGATCTGCGTCTCACGGGCGTGCACGGCGACCATCAAGCTCGATCTATAG
- a CDS encoding cytochrome P450: MHDPYPIYRSLRSEHPVAWSDSWNAWVISRHADVAKSLRDGENLSNEDRQGLLFDGLTADERAALEPLRHYFAQKDVIGSDAPDHTRMRRLVQSAFTPQIITGLTPRIEALVGELLADVADLERFDLVDSVTHPLPVVLIAEVLGVPSEDRDLFKRWSADILAFQGTGTTTFAAASTSQNALLEMFAYMSEIIDARRLSPRDDLITALAQAEDEGGRLTRDELLSTCNTILTAGHETTTNFLGSMVFHLLDDPERWRSARGNPALRALAAEETLRFDAPKQRNFRRVKRDHVFEGVEFAENEMVFQLIGSANRDPAKFENPDVFEIERDPKGHVTFGNGIHFCLGAPLAKLEGRIMLEALFDAFPSPEIDPPSIEWQERVQFRGPARLELSVR; this comes from the coding sequence ATGCACGACCCGTACCCGATCTACCGGTCTCTGCGTAGCGAGCACCCCGTCGCGTGGAGCGATTCGTGGAACGCGTGGGTGATCAGCAGGCACGCCGACGTTGCGAAGTCCCTCCGCGATGGGGAGAATCTGTCGAACGAGGATCGTCAGGGTCTGCTGTTTGACGGTCTCACGGCAGACGAGCGCGCGGCTCTCGAGCCCCTTCGGCACTACTTCGCGCAGAAGGATGTGATCGGGTCGGACGCGCCGGATCACACGCGGATGCGTCGCCTCGTTCAAAGCGCCTTCACTCCGCAGATCATCACGGGACTCACCCCGCGGATCGAGGCTCTCGTCGGTGAGCTGCTCGCCGACGTCGCCGATCTCGAGCGATTCGATCTCGTGGATTCCGTCACCCACCCCCTGCCTGTAGTCCTCATCGCCGAGGTGCTCGGGGTCCCCTCCGAGGACCGAGACCTCTTTAAGCGGTGGTCGGCCGACATCCTCGCCTTCCAAGGAACGGGCACCACGACTTTCGCCGCGGCGTCGACGTCTCAGAACGCGCTACTCGAGATGTTCGCCTATATGAGCGAGATCATCGATGCGCGGCGCCTGTCTCCGCGCGACGATCTCATCACTGCGCTCGCGCAGGCGGAGGATGAAGGAGGCAGACTCACGCGCGACGAGCTCCTCTCGACGTGCAACACCATCCTGACCGCAGGTCACGAGACAACGACAAATTTCCTTGGCTCGATGGTTTTCCACCTTCTGGACGACCCTGAGCGCTGGAGGTCGGCGCGCGGCAATCCGGCGCTTCGTGCTCTGGCCGCGGAGGAGACACTGCGATTCGACGCCCCCAAGCAGCGCAATTTCCGCAGGGTGAAGCGCGACCACGTGTTCGAGGGCGTCGAGTTTGCGGAGAACGAGATGGTGTTTCAGTTGATCGGGTCGGCGAATCGCGACCCCGCGAAGTTTGAGAACCCGGACGTTTTCGAGATCGAAAGAGACCCGAAGGGACACGTCACCTTCGGCAACGGCATCCACTTTTGCCTCGGCGCGCCCCTCGCGAAGTTGGAGGGTCGGATCATGCTGGAGGCCCTGTTCGATGCGTTCCCGTCGCCAGAGATAGACCCGCCGTCGATCGAGTGGCAGGAGCGCGTACAGTTCCGGGGGCCTGCTCGACTGGAGTTGTCGGTGCGATGA
- a CDS encoding ROK family protein, with amino-acid sequence MLGTLCVDIGGTKLAAAVCDGEGALSHVFAVDTPADATAAQRVLLDLCEVTADEFRSTGGTLASAGIACGGPLDVHAGVILSPPNLPGWDEVHVRAAVESRIGVRAALRNDADAVVLGATRWGRYAGVRNVVYLTISSGIGAGVVMDGRLITGRSGNSSELGHTVLVVGGRLCACGRSGCAEAYVSGHSIARRAEELISAGVAPTLGRGAPITAKDVYLASSQDRDPVAVRLWDESTRLIGELVANALNTFEPDLVLLGGGVTLAGEQFIEPVRAAAHDAALPGNRQTPVCIIQRPDRAALIGAGAVGIALIDQEYR; translated from the coding sequence GTGCTTGGCACGTTGTGCGTCGATATCGGAGGAACGAAGCTGGCGGCGGCCGTGTGCGACGGCGAAGGCGCGCTCTCACATGTCTTCGCCGTCGACACACCTGCGGACGCGACCGCAGCACAGCGCGTGCTCCTCGACCTCTGTGAGGTCACCGCCGACGAGTTCCGCTCCACGGGGGGCACGTTGGCCTCCGCCGGCATCGCGTGCGGAGGCCCGCTTGACGTACACGCCGGAGTCATCCTTAGCCCCCCGAACCTGCCCGGCTGGGACGAGGTCCACGTGCGAGCCGCGGTCGAATCGCGCATCGGCGTGCGCGCGGCCTTGCGCAACGATGCCGACGCGGTTGTTCTCGGAGCGACGCGCTGGGGCCGCTACGCCGGCGTGCGCAACGTCGTCTATTTGACGATCTCTTCGGGTATCGGCGCAGGAGTAGTGATGGACGGACGACTCATCACAGGACGAAGCGGGAACTCCTCGGAACTCGGTCACACGGTGCTCGTCGTGGGCGGCCGCCTGTGCGCATGCGGCCGGTCCGGGTGCGCCGAGGCCTACGTAAGCGGGCACTCGATCGCACGCAGAGCGGAAGAGCTGATCTCCGCGGGCGTGGCCCCGACTCTCGGACGAGGTGCGCCGATCACGGCGAAGGACGTCTATCTGGCTTCCTCCCAGGACCGTGATCCTGTCGCTGTTCGCCTCTGGGACGAGTCGACGCGCCTCATCGGCGAATTGGTCGCGAACGCGCTGAACACGTTCGAACCGGACCTCGTTCTCCTCGGCGGGGGAGTGACACTCGCCGGCGAGCAGTTCATCGAGCCGGTTCGCGCCGCAGCGCACGACGCGGCTCTTCCAGGCAACCGCCAGACCCCCGTCTGCATCATCCAACGGCCCGATCGCGCAGCCCTCATTGGCGCAGGTGCGGTCGGGATTGCCCTCATCGATCAGGAGTACCGCTAA
- a CDS encoding AAA family ATPase, with protein MTRFVVDGGVISLDLLDEVQLRQWVDGRDPQTGELRGRNLSSPDADLLLDGTINAPKSYSIAALINADLADEFEALQDRLRDRIVLLWQAELNARRGAGGCFREALKRVEVVELRHARSRALDPHMHRHLWLNVKVLGEDGKWSNVDSRVAMKLHTVVNAEGELAARTDPGWIAALARHGYTLNEDGEIAEFAHVVRPLSRRSNQIERNRAVLLAQWYEANPGGEPSPDVMHQIDRRAWATGRPNKPGLIDEAGWEEMIRAELAAIDPHISAPRARAWRSGRSLNGVDRQVLAARAVVDADGRSTACGGRFSQFDLRAGAIRAVAGSGVVATREELQPLIDEVVLRALFLTEDLLPEVPDRPDHVKGYMASTTARMKVQLAARFDALSRKGTPASAGLVRAVGREILDPGVEMADRQVDAAAAIAGSDRLVSVTGPAGAGKTTMLRVAKTTLALEGRRIIVVAPTKKAASVAGREIGARASSLHALLADHGWRWGRDDAGAEVWHRLVQGETDEWTGEAYAGPRSFPLLPADRIVVDEAGMVDLHTGNALAELAELTGAGIAMVGDPLQAMPVGHRGAMAIMTRRSTATVELTAIHRFFDPSYADLTLRMREPRTREEALAAASELDARGQIRRVANHTEARDAMVDAYFQFAGRHSRVALVTSTNEEADAINDAIQQRRLDRGELGLTRIALGRQEQRLLEGDVVQTRLNDQQSGVENRAIWTVHRISAAGIDLVSVNNTGESSRVTHAYAADHLHLAYASTVHGIQGETTQASIVGPGVDAAGLYVGMTRGRFHNEAIAVASTDEAARAAVADAMRRGQPELSVEDSERAARAELDRAARPALPLWNDRVRRPLGRVVDIQQLATALQREASQAARQLARIDEWMGSTEGILLAADARIAGELTKARDGNAADGRRAEKVATLRARYVARHSEHFAFQRTLADLVEARDIADAEVLTRRLLTADAIASERSQREKSREASAHANSGEQIGIGR; from the coding sequence GTGACGCGGTTCGTCGTGGACGGCGGAGTGATCTCGTTGGATCTGCTCGACGAGGTTCAGTTGCGGCAGTGGGTGGACGGGCGTGATCCGCAGACTGGTGAGCTGCGGGGGCGGAATCTCAGCTCTCCGGATGCTGACCTTCTTCTGGATGGGACGATCAACGCTCCGAAGTCGTACAGCATCGCCGCGCTGATCAACGCGGACCTCGCGGACGAGTTTGAAGCATTGCAGGACCGGCTGCGCGACCGAATCGTCTTGCTGTGGCAGGCGGAGTTGAATGCGCGTCGCGGCGCCGGGGGCTGTTTCCGTGAGGCGCTGAAGCGGGTGGAGGTTGTCGAGTTGCGCCATGCTCGTTCGCGCGCGCTCGACCCGCACATGCACCGGCACCTCTGGTTGAACGTGAAGGTGCTCGGGGAGGACGGCAAGTGGTCCAACGTTGACTCGCGCGTGGCGATGAAGCTTCACACTGTGGTCAACGCGGAGGGGGAGCTCGCTGCGCGCACTGATCCGGGATGGATCGCTGCGCTCGCGCGACACGGGTACACCCTGAATGAGGATGGGGAGATCGCGGAGTTCGCCCACGTCGTTCGACCGCTGTCGCGGCGCTCCAACCAGATCGAGCGGAACCGCGCGGTACTGCTTGCGCAGTGGTACGAAGCGAACCCCGGTGGCGAGCCCTCGCCTGATGTCATGCACCAGATCGACAGGCGTGCGTGGGCCACCGGGAGGCCGAATAAGCCAGGGCTCATTGACGAGGCTGGCTGGGAGGAGATGATCCGCGCCGAGCTCGCAGCGATCGACCCGCACATATCCGCCCCCCGAGCCCGGGCTTGGCGATCCGGCCGTAGTCTCAATGGAGTCGATCGGCAGGTGCTGGCGGCGCGCGCGGTCGTGGACGCGGACGGGCGGTCGACCGCCTGCGGTGGACGATTTAGCCAGTTCGATCTGCGAGCCGGCGCGATCCGGGCCGTCGCCGGTTCTGGCGTCGTTGCCACGCGTGAGGAACTGCAGCCGCTGATCGATGAGGTCGTCTTGCGCGCTCTGTTCCTGACCGAGGATCTGCTGCCAGAGGTGCCCGATCGGCCGGACCACGTCAAGGGGTACATGGCATCGACAACTGCTCGGATGAAGGTGCAGCTCGCCGCACGGTTCGACGCCCTGAGCCGAAAGGGTACGCCCGCATCTGCGGGCTTGGTCCGGGCGGTTGGTCGCGAGATTCTCGATCCCGGCGTGGAGATGGCGGATCGGCAGGTCGATGCGGCCGCGGCGATCGCGGGTAGTGACCGGCTGGTTTCGGTGACGGGTCCCGCCGGCGCAGGGAAGACCACGATGCTCCGTGTCGCTAAGACGACCCTCGCCCTCGAGGGCCGCCGGATCATCGTGGTCGCTCCGACGAAGAAGGCGGCGTCGGTTGCCGGTCGTGAGATCGGAGCTCGAGCGTCGAGCTTGCACGCCCTCCTCGCCGACCACGGCTGGCGGTGGGGTCGCGACGACGCCGGCGCCGAGGTCTGGCACCGACTCGTTCAAGGTGAAACCGACGAATGGACCGGTGAAGCGTACGCGGGCCCCCGCTCGTTCCCGCTCCTGCCGGCGGACCGAATCGTGGTCGACGAGGCTGGCATGGTCGACCTGCATACAGGTAACGCCCTCGCCGAGCTTGCCGAGCTCACCGGAGCAGGGATCGCGATGGTCGGCGACCCCTTACAGGCAATGCCGGTCGGACACCGAGGTGCCATGGCAATCATGACCCGGCGCAGCACCGCCACTGTCGAGCTCACCGCCATCCATCGCTTCTTCGACCCCAGCTACGCCGACCTCACCCTCCGCATGCGCGAACCGCGAACACGAGAAGAGGCCCTCGCAGCGGCTTCTGAACTCGACGCTCGAGGGCAGATCCGCCGCGTCGCGAATCACACGGAAGCGCGCGACGCGATGGTTGACGCGTACTTCCAGTTCGCGGGGCGGCACAGCCGCGTCGCGCTTGTGACGAGTACGAACGAGGAGGCAGACGCGATTAACGATGCCATTCAGCAGCGGCGTCTGGACCGTGGCGAGCTGGGCCTGACCCGGATCGCTCTTGGTCGACAAGAACAGCGTCTCCTGGAGGGCGACGTGGTCCAGACCCGGCTCAACGACCAGCAGAGCGGTGTGGAGAACCGAGCGATCTGGACGGTACATCGAATCAGCGCAGCGGGCATCGATTTGGTCAGCGTCAACAACACTGGCGAGAGTTCTCGAGTCACGCACGCCTACGCTGCCGACCACCTTCATCTCGCCTACGCATCAACGGTGCACGGTATCCAAGGTGAGACAACCCAGGCGTCCATCGTGGGTCCGGGCGTGGACGCAGCAGGACTCTACGTCGGCATGACACGCGGCCGCTTTCACAATGAAGCGATCGCTGTCGCTTCCACAGACGAAGCAGCCCGCGCCGCCGTTGCCGACGCCATGCGGCGTGGTCAGCCCGAGCTGAGCGTCGAGGACTCGGAGCGCGCTGCCCGGGCAGAGCTCGACCGCGCCGCTCGACCGGCCCTACCGCTGTGGAACGATCGCGTCCGGCGGCCGCTCGGTCGCGTAGTTGACATACAGCAACTAGCCACCGCGCTCCAACGCGAAGCGAGCCAAGCAGCTCGGCAACTAGCACGCATCGACGAGTGGATGGGATCCACAGAAGGAATCCTGCTCGCGGCCGACGCGCGGATCGCAGGTGAGCTCACGAAGGCTCGTGATGGCAATGCAGCTGATGGGAGACGCGCCGAGAAGGTTGCCACACTACGAGCTCGATACGTGGCGCGACATTCCGAGCACTTTGCCTTCCAACGTACCCTGGCGGACCTGGTTGAAGCGCGCGACATCGCAGATGCAGAAGTGCTCACCCGCAGACTCCTGACCGCAGACGCAATCGCCTCAGAGCGCAGCCAGCGAGAAAAGAGCAGGGAGGCTTCGGCGCACGCGAACTCCGGCGAGCAAATCGGCATTGGAAGGTAG
- a CDS encoding D-sedoheptulose-7-phosphate isomerase — MTPIQDQLAEHLEVVASAQDLLAQASDIAKRLCEAFENGGTLYSLGNGGSAADAQHLAGELIGHYRHDRRPLPAVALSPDGVVSSCIANDYRFEDVFARQIEALAGPRDVVVAFSTSGRSRNVVDALETARRKGAITVLMTGNSSAVDEHVADVVVRVASSNTARIQEVHVMLLHMISEIVDDWALMGDRSIGAVGAALEPQPTSTR; from the coding sequence ATGACCCCCATCCAGGACCAGCTCGCCGAGCATCTCGAAGTCGTCGCGAGCGCGCAAGACCTTCTCGCACAGGCATCCGACATCGCTAAGCGTCTGTGCGAGGCCTTCGAGAACGGCGGGACGCTGTACTCGCTGGGCAACGGCGGCAGCGCGGCCGACGCGCAGCACCTAGCCGGCGAGCTGATCGGCCACTACCGCCACGATCGACGGCCCCTTCCGGCTGTGGCTCTATCGCCCGACGGCGTGGTCAGTTCGTGCATAGCGAACGATTACCGATTCGAAGACGTCTTCGCCCGCCAGATCGAAGCTCTCGCCGGCCCCCGCGACGTGGTGGTTGCCTTCTCCACGAGCGGTAGATCCCGAAATGTCGTGGACGCGCTCGAGACCGCCCGGCGCAAAGGAGCGATAACCGTTCTGATGACCGGCAACTCGTCAGCGGTCGACGAGCATGTGGCCGATGTCGTGGTGCGGGTGGCGTCATCGAATACCGCGAGGATTCAGGAGGTGCATGTCATGCTGCTCCACATGATCAGCGAGATCGTCGATGACTGGGCGCTGATGGGTGATCGATCGATCGGCGCCGTGGGAGCCGCTTTAGAGCCTCAGCCGACGTCGACGCGCTGA
- a CDS encoding AraC family transcriptional regulator, which produces MLEPDRFPAITHCGEGEVSDRHLIAMHTHASTEIMLATSGAYTWTVESQEVRQRAGEVIVTLAGEVHGTSDRGHPACRLLWVGVNLDECGGDGQRMGELVSARNPRTSITCTAAEPLIRGIVLQVISDRAGARDIVRGYVETLVRVICQQLDTPSYGSERSPLVLAAIHMLRNNLSRRVSIREIALACGVGDSTLARRFVEEVGQSPAAFHRLLRLDAARERLAARDASVTDIALACGFNSAQHLSTALKRETGLTPSEWRRNANAHVP; this is translated from the coding sequence GTGCTCGAGCCTGATCGCTTCCCCGCCATCACTCATTGCGGAGAGGGCGAGGTGTCGGATCGACATCTCATCGCAATGCACACACACGCATCGACGGAAATCATGCTCGCGACGAGCGGCGCCTACACGTGGACCGTGGAGAGTCAGGAGGTTCGGCAGCGGGCGGGCGAGGTGATCGTCACTCTCGCGGGAGAAGTCCACGGAACGAGCGACCGGGGGCACCCGGCGTGTCGACTGCTCTGGGTCGGCGTGAATCTCGACGAATGCGGCGGTGACGGCCAACGGATGGGCGAACTCGTCTCCGCGCGAAACCCGCGGACGTCGATCACCTGCACCGCGGCGGAGCCCCTGATCCGCGGGATCGTCCTGCAGGTGATCTCGGACCGAGCCGGCGCGCGGGACATCGTCCGCGGGTACGTCGAGACGCTGGTGCGAGTGATATGCCAGCAATTGGATACCCCCTCTTACGGGAGTGAGCGCTCTCCCCTGGTTCTGGCGGCCATCCACATGCTTCGCAACAACCTGTCACGCAGGGTCTCCATCCGAGAGATCGCGCTTGCGTGCGGCGTCGGAGACTCGACTCTCGCCCGTCGCTTTGTCGAGGAGGTCGGGCAGTCCCCGGCCGCGTTTCATCGGCTCCTTCGACTGGATGCGGCCCGAGAACGGCTCGCCGCACGCGATGCGAGTGTCACCGACATCGCCCTGGCGTGCGGATTCAATTCTGCCCAACACCTCAGCACGGCGTTGAAGCGCGAGACCGGCTTAACCCCGAGTGAATGGAGACGCAATGCGAATGCGCACGTTCCTTGA